One Janthinobacterium sp. TB1-E2 genomic region harbors:
- a CDS encoding substrate-binding periplasmic protein — MSRMLILPAALCLFIAAGARAEGPTPLVIYGDDDYPPYSYVDNGQMKGIYTEIVREAVQSMPQYAVQLRPVPWKRGVLMLQTGEAFALYPPYSWRSERPYVRYSVPLLMEQLVVLCNQEVLAKRTLRQWPADYSGLHIGVNAGFLLGDAKQTAAVQAANIVFDTAKGTRTNLLKLMRGRIDCYVSDRLSAQWELQRIRREEPPGTPMQAIQETAQLASQQGHLGFTERRPAAYPYRDDFIEQFNAAIVRMQNNGAIRRIVDRALQP; from the coding sequence ATGTCCAGAATGCTCATCCTGCCTGCCGCGCTGTGCCTGTTCATCGCTGCCGGCGCGCGGGCCGAGGGGCCGACGCCGCTGGTGATCTATGGCGACGATGATTATCCGCCGTACTCCTACGTTGACAACGGCCAGATGAAAGGCATCTATACGGAGATCGTGCGCGAAGCCGTGCAATCGATGCCGCAGTATGCGGTGCAGCTGCGCCCCGTACCCTGGAAGCGGGGCGTGCTGATGCTGCAGACGGGCGAGGCGTTTGCTCTGTATCCGCCGTATTCATGGCGCAGCGAGCGGCCGTACGTGCGCTATTCCGTGCCGCTGCTGATGGAGCAGCTGGTGGTGCTGTGCAACCAGGAGGTGCTGGCCAAACGCACGCTGCGGCAGTGGCCCGCCGATTACAGCGGCTTGCACATCGGCGTGAACGCGGGTTTCTTGCTGGGCGATGCAAAGCAGACTGCAGCCGTGCAAGCGGCCAATATCGTGTTCGATACGGCCAAGGGCACGCGCACGAATCTGCTCAAGCTGATGCGTGGACGTATCGATTGCTATGTCAGCGACCGCCTGTCGGCGCAGTGGGAATTGCAGCGCATCCGGCGCGAGGAACCGCCGGGCACGCCGATGCAGGCGATTCAGGAAACGGCACAGCTGGCCAGCCAGCAGGGACACCTGGGCTTTACGGAGCGCCGGCCTGCCGCCTACCCGTATCGCGATGACTTTATCGAACAATTCAATGCCGCCATCGTGCGCATGCAAAACAATGGCGCGATCCGCCGCATCGTCGATCGCGCGCTGCAACCCTGA
- a CDS encoding lipocalin family protein: MKKLLFLCVLVLAGCVGRPENIVPVSNFDTTRYLGKWYEIARLDHSFERGLSHVTADYSLRQDGGLKVLNRGYKDADAVWKDAEGKAYFVDKKDVGYLKVSFFGPFYGSYIVFDLDQQNYSYSMISGPDKSYFWLLSRTPTMDPALQQRLIEKAGGLGFDTSKLIYVKQN, from the coding sequence ATGAAAAAACTGCTGTTCCTGTGTGTGCTTGTGCTGGCCGGCTGCGTGGGCCGGCCCGAGAATATTGTGCCAGTTAGCAACTTCGACACGACCCGCTATCTGGGAAAGTGGTATGAGATCGCGCGCCTCGACCACTCGTTCGAACGGGGCTTGAGCCATGTGACGGCCGACTACAGCCTGCGCCAGGATGGCGGCCTGAAAGTGCTCAACCGCGGCTACAAGGATGCGGACGCTGTCTGGAAGGACGCGGAAGGCAAGGCGTATTTCGTCGACAAGAAAGACGTGGGCTACCTGAAAGTGTCGTTTTTCGGCCCCTTTTATGGTTCCTACATCGTCTTCGACCTCGACCAGCAAAATTACAGCTATTCCATGATCAGCGGCCCCGACAAATCCTACTTCTGGTTGCTGTCGCGCACGCCAACCATGGACCCTGCCTTGCAGCAGCGCCTGATCGAGAAAGCCGGTGGCCTGGGTTTCGATACGTCAAAATTGATCTACGTGAAGCAAAACTGA